The following proteins come from a genomic window of Malus domestica chromosome 02, GDT2T_hap1:
- the LOC103403226 gene encoding F-box protein At5g67140, translating into MEGEAEIDRLPIDLLAHIFVLITSFTDLAQASGVCRKWKQAVKQSLGRRESLSFAGWKMDDDSTARLLRSAYSLKELDISRRRWGCQITDTGLDRISMAKCISNLTSISLWGITGITDKGVVQLISRANSLHHLNIGGTFITDDSLYAIAHSCPHLKTIILWSCRHVTENGLFVLVNCCRKLESINVWGTRVPVDCFIALLTISPALKIKPRGLSLNVDASMLPIA; encoded by the exons ATGGAGGGAGAGGCGGAGATTGATCGGTTGCCAATAGACCTCTTGGCTCATATATTTGTTCTCATCACCTCCTTCACTGATTTAGCCCA GGCAAGCGGTGTTTGCCGGAAATGGAAACAGGCGGTGAAGCAGTCTTTGGGGCGGAGGGAGAGTTTGAGCTTTGCTGGTTGGAAGATGGACGATGACTCCACCGCCCGTTTGCTTCGCTCTGCTTACAGCCTCAAGGAGCTCGACAT TTCAAGGCGTCGTTGGGGTTGCCAGATAACCGACACTGGATTGGACAGAATATCTATGGCAAAGTGTATCAGCAACTTAACATCCATATCGCTATGGGGCATCACAGGGATCACAGATAAAGGTGTTGTTCAACTG ATATCAAGAGCTAACTCCTTGCACCACCTGAATATCGGTGGCACATTTATCACAGATGACTCGTTATATGCCATTGCTCATAGCTGTCCGCATTTGAAG ACCATCATCCTGTGGAGCTGCCGTCATGTAACCGAGAACGGCCTCTTTGTTCTAGTAAACTGTTGCCGCAAGCTTGAATCCATCAATGTATGGGGGACTAGAGTTCCTGTAGACTGCTTCATTGCTTTGCTAACTATCAGTCCGGCGCTAAAGATAAAACCCAGAGGACTGTCGTTAAATGTGGACGCTTCGATGTTGCCCATCGCATAA